The Winogradskyella schleiferi genome has a window encoding:
- a CDS encoding VPS10 domain-containing protein — protein sequence MFKSKLLSLLFFISSVVAFSQQPATSAATNKQALQQKQQMTETSLVKNVPFESIGPTVMSGRVVDVDVNPETPSEFYVGYASGGVWHTTNNGTTFTPILDNAPTQNVGDIAVDWKNRTIWVGTGENNSSRSSYAGIGILKSNDNGKTWEHVGLPDSHHIGRILINPKNPEEVIVGVTGHLYSPNEERGIYKTTDGGNTWNRTLFVDNKSGIIDVQHAPDNFNVMFASSWTRDRKAWNFTGNGTNSAIYKSTDGGETWKKVTTEKSGFPTGEGVGRIGIAVFDENTIYALHDSHFHRKKEPKKGETSGLTKDDFKTMSVDAFMNLEDNALNDYLKTNGFQEKYRASNVKQLVSSGSVKPIDLAHYLEDANAMLFDTPVIGAEVYISTDGGKSWDKTHEDYIDGLYYSYGYYFGEIRVDPQDKNGIYIMGVPILKSKDAGKTFTSISRENVHADHQALWVNPKKQGHLIDGNDGGLNMSYDDGESWIKLNSPAVGQFYAINVDNEKPYNVYGGLQDNGVWVGANNAREDKSWHQSGQYPWEELMGGDGMQIQIDSRDANIVYTGFQFGNYYRINRETNELKYIQPKHTLGETPYRFNWQTPILLSPHNQDILYLGGNKLMRSMNKGDDFEAISDDLTNGGKKGNVAYGTLTSISESPFQFGLIYTGSDDGVVSMTKDAGGSWTTISNALPKDLWVSRVIASQHKKERVYVTLNGYRWDDFKVYVYRSDDYGQTWKDISANIPTSPVNVIKEDTFNENVLYLGTDNGAYVSFNKGKLWHIFSKGLPNVAVHDIVIQPEAKDLVLGTHGRSIYKANIEALQIINADETTNDITFMDIQPITHSAQWGSSWSPWFDAFEPETTIRFFSKSSRNKTLKIQSQEGSELVKLSVAVEKGFNYVDYNLELDEKGKKALMKEDASIHFKETGNKKYYLPKGVYTIQIDNSKTTFEIK from the coding sequence ATGTTTAAATCAAAACTTTTATCACTCTTATTTTTTATAAGTTCAGTTGTTGCGTTTTCCCAACAACCTGCAACCTCAGCAGCAACGAATAAGCAGGCTTTGCAGCAGAAACAACAAATGACCGAAACGTCACTGGTCAAAAATGTACCTTTTGAGAGTATTGGGCCAACTGTTATGAGCGGTCGTGTAGTTGATGTGGATGTGAACCCGGAAACACCATCCGAATTTTATGTTGGATATGCGTCTGGAGGCGTATGGCATACCACCAATAACGGCACGACATTCACACCGATTTTAGATAATGCTCCAACTCAAAATGTTGGCGATATTGCTGTCGATTGGAAAAACAGAACCATTTGGGTTGGGACAGGCGAAAATAATAGCTCACGTTCCAGTTATGCAGGTATTGGCATTTTAAAATCCAATGATAACGGTAAAACTTGGGAGCATGTTGGTTTGCCAGACTCGCATCATATTGGTCGTATTCTTATCAATCCTAAAAATCCAGAAGAAGTGATTGTTGGAGTGACAGGTCACCTGTATTCACCTAATGAAGAACGCGGCATTTACAAAACCACAGATGGCGGAAACACATGGAACAGAACCTTATTTGTGGATAATAAAAGTGGCATCATTGACGTGCAACATGCGCCAGATAATTTTAATGTGATGTTCGCTTCGTCTTGGACAAGAGATCGAAAAGCATGGAATTTTACAGGAAACGGAACTAATTCAGCCATTTACAAAAGTACCGATGGCGGAGAAACATGGAAAAAGGTAACCACTGAGAAGAGCGGTTTCCCAACAGGCGAAGGTGTTGGTAGAATAGGAATTGCAGTTTTTGATGAAAACACCATTTATGCTTTGCACGATAGTCATTTCCATAGAAAAAAGGAGCCTAAAAAAGGAGAAACTTCAGGATTAACAAAAGACGATTTTAAAACAATGAGCGTTGATGCCTTTATGAATCTCGAAGATAACGCACTCAACGATTATCTTAAAACTAACGGGTTTCAAGAAAAATACAGAGCCTCTAACGTAAAGCAATTGGTGAGTAGTGGATCTGTAAAACCTATTGATTTGGCACATTACTTAGAAGATGCCAATGCTATGTTGTTTGATACGCCTGTTATTGGTGCTGAGGTTTATATAAGTACAGATGGAGGAAAATCTTGGGACAAAACACATGAGGATTATATCGATGGTTTGTATTACAGTTATGGCTATTATTTTGGGGAAATTAGAGTAGATCCACAAGATAAAAATGGCATTTATATTATGGGAGTGCCCATTTTAAAATCGAAAGATGCTGGCAAAACATTTACTTCTATCAGTCGTGAAAATGTTCATGCCGATCATCAGGCGCTTTGGGTAAATCCTAAAAAGCAAGGTCATTTAATCGATGGCAATGATGGTGGACTCAACATGAGCTACGACGACGGCGAAAGTTGGATAAAGCTGAATTCGCCAGCCGTTGGCCAATTTTATGCCATCAACGTCGATAATGAAAAACCATATAATGTTTATGGCGGATTACAAGATAATGGCGTTTGGGTTGGTGCTAACAATGCCAGGGAAGATAAATCTTGGCACCAAAGCGGACAATACCCATGGGAAGAGCTAATGGGAGGCGATGGTATGCAAATTCAGATTGATAGTCGTGATGCGAATATCGTTTATACGGGATTTCAGTTTGGGAATTACTATAGAATCAATCGTGAAACCAACGAGCTAAAATACATTCAACCCAAACATACCTTGGGAGAAACACCATACCGTTTTAACTGGCAAACACCTATTTTGTTGTCGCCACACAATCAGGATATTCTGTATTTGGGTGGGAATAAGTTGATGCGTTCCATGAATAAAGGTGATGATTTTGAAGCCATAAGCGATGATTTAACCAATGGTGGAAAAAAAGGAAATGTCGCTTATGGCACCTTGACTTCTATTAGCGAAAGCCCCTTTCAATTCGGATTGATTTACACAGGAAGCGATGATGGTGTAGTAAGTATGACTAAAGATGCAGGAGGAAGCTGGACCACAATTTCGAATGCATTGCCAAAAGATTTATGGGTAAGTAGAGTGATTGCCTCGCAACATAAAAAAGAACGTGTTTACGTAACCTTGAATGGGTATCGTTGGGATGATTTTAAAGTCTATGTTTATAGGAGCGACGATTACGGACAAACGTGGAAAGACATTAGTGCCAACATTCCTACGTCGCCAGTTAATGTAATAAAGGAAGACACGTTTAATGAAAATGTATTGTATTTAGGAACTGATAATGGTGCGTATGTCTCTTTTAATAAGGGAAAATTGTGGCATATATTTTCAAAAGGACTTCCAAATGTGGCTGTTCATGATATCGTGATTCAACCCGAAGCTAAAGATTTAGTATTAGGAACGCACGGCCGAAGTATTTATAAGGCTAATATTGAAGCCCTTCAAATTATAAACGCTGATGAGACTACGAATGATATTACCTTCATGGATATCCAACCGATAACACATTCTGCTCAATGGGGAAGTTCTTGGAGTCCTTGGTTTGATGCTTTTGAACCAGAAACCACGATTAGATTTTTTAGTAAATCTTCGAGAAATAAAACCTTGAAAATACAGTCTCAAGAGGGCTCCGAATTAGTGAAGCTGTCTGTAGCGGTTGAGAAAGGATTTAATTACGTGGATTATAATTTAGAACTTGATGAAAAAGGAAAGAAGGCTTTAATGAAAGAAGATGCGAGTATTCATTTTAAAGAAACAGGCAATAAGAAATATTATTTACCAAAAGGCGTTTATACGATACAAATAGACAATTCCAAAACGACTTTTGAAATTAAATAA
- a CDS encoding succinate dehydrogenase cytochrome b subunit has product MSGILNSSIGRKFAMALSALFLMIFVLQHFAINFLSVVSPDTFNEVSHFMGTFWVIQFVIQPILIFGVIFHFVMGFVLEIRNNKARKISYSKNNPSDNSTWMSRNMIWSGGFILIFLIIHMIDFWAPEINIKYFKGDMTGLIDPDNVNSGFRFYEELVHKFEPIWRVALYCLGFVFLSLHLLHGFDSAFQSVGANNKYTKGLQGFGKFYAIVIPIGFIFIALFHHFNH; this is encoded by the coding sequence ATGAGCGGAATTCTAAATTCTTCGATTGGAAGAAAGTTTGCCATGGCACTTTCGGCACTCTTCCTAATGATTTTTGTATTACAACATTTTGCAATCAACTTTCTTTCTGTAGTAAGTCCAGATACTTTTAATGAAGTATCCCACTTTATGGGAACTTTTTGGGTTATTCAATTTGTGATTCAACCCATTTTAATTTTTGGGGTGATATTTCATTTTGTCATGGGATTCGTATTAGAAATCAGAAATAACAAGGCCAGAAAAATTAGCTATTCTAAAAATAATCCATCAGACAATTCTACTTGGATGAGTAGAAACATGATTTGGAGTGGAGGATTTATTCTTATATTCCTAATCATTCACATGATTGATTTTTGGGCGCCCGAAATTAATATCAAATATTTCAAAGGCGATATGACTGGATTGATCGATCCCGATAATGTAAATAGTGGCTTTCGGTTTTATGAGGAACTCGTTCATAAATTTGAACCTATATGGCGTGTAGCCCTTTATTGCCTTGGCTTTGTATTCCTGTCACTTCACTTACTACATGGTTTTGACTCTGCATTCCAATCGGTTGGAGCAAATAATAAATACACAAAAGGATTACAGGGATTCGGAAAATTCTATGCAATTGTAATTCCAATAGGATTCATATTTATTGCATTATTCCATCATTTTAATCACTAA
- a CDS encoding fumarate reductase/succinate dehydrogenase flavoprotein subunit — MALDSKIPKGPLEDKWTNHKNEINLVNPANKRLIDVIVVGTGLAGGSAAATLAELGYNVKAFCFQDSPRRAHSIAAQGGINAAKNYQGDGDSTYRLFYDTVKGGDYRSREANVHRLAEVSTNIIDQCVAQGVPFARDYGGLLDNRSFGGVLVSRTFYAKGQTGQQLLLGAYSAMNRQIGRGKIKMFTRHEMLDVVVVDGKARGIIARNLVTGEIERHSAHAVVLGTGGYGNAFYLSTYAMGSNVTAAWKAHKRGAYFANPCYTQIHPTCIPVSGDHQSKLTLMSESLRNDGRIWVPKHKKDVEAIRDGSLKPTDLAEEDRDYYLERRYPAFGNLVPRDVASRAAKERCDAGYGVNKTGEAVYLDFASAFMRYGKEQAHVKGLDENDEALVKKLGQEIVKNKYGNLFQMYEKIVDQNPYETPMMIYPAVHYTMGGIWVDYNLMTTVPGLYCIGEANFSDHGANRLGASALMQGLADGYFVLPYTIGDYLAHDIRTGPIPTETKEFDDAEKSVTETLDKLINNNGTHSVDHFHKRLGKIMWNKCGMARNAKDLKEAITEIAELRAEFWKGVKIPGRADEYNEELAKAGRVADFLELGELFAKDALVREESAGGHFREEYQTPEGEAMRRKEFQFVSAWEYKGEPKDAVLHKEDLVYENIEVKERSYK, encoded by the coding sequence ATGGCTTTAGATTCTAAAATACCAAAAGGACCACTTGAAGATAAGTGGACTAATCATAAAAACGAAATTAACCTCGTTAATCCTGCTAATAAGCGTCTTATTGATGTTATTGTTGTTGGTACGGGTTTGGCTGGTGGTTCTGCTGCCGCAACTTTAGCCGAACTTGGCTATAACGTAAAGGCGTTTTGTTTTCAAGATTCGCCAAGACGTGCCCATTCAATTGCGGCACAAGGTGGAATCAATGCAGCAAAAAATTACCAAGGTGATGGTGACTCAACTTACCGTTTATTCTATGATACTGTAAAAGGTGGTGATTACCGCTCGCGCGAAGCTAATGTGCATCGTTTGGCCGAGGTATCCACTAATATTATTGACCAATGTGTGGCTCAGGGTGTGCCCTTTGCTCGTGATTATGGTGGTTTATTAGATAATCGTTCCTTTGGTGGCGTCTTGGTATCACGTACATTTTATGCTAAAGGTCAAACAGGTCAACAATTATTATTAGGAGCCTATTCAGCCATGAATCGTCAAATTGGTCGTGGTAAAATCAAGATGTTTACACGTCACGAAATGTTAGACGTTGTCGTTGTTGACGGAAAAGCTAGAGGTATTATAGCACGTAATTTGGTGACAGGCGAAATTGAACGTCATTCAGCACATGCTGTTGTATTGGGAACAGGAGGCTACGGAAATGCATTTTACCTTTCTACTTATGCTATGGGTAGTAATGTAACAGCAGCGTGGAAAGCACATAAACGTGGTGCCTATTTTGCAAATCCATGTTATACGCAAATTCACCCAACATGTATTCCAGTTTCTGGAGATCATCAATCAAAATTAACCTTAATGTCTGAGTCGTTGAGAAATGATGGACGTATTTGGGTACCAAAACATAAAAAAGATGTTGAAGCTATTCGTGATGGCAGTTTAAAACCAACAGATTTAGCTGAAGAAGATAGAGATTATTACTTAGAGCGTCGTTATCCTGCGTTTGGTAACTTGGTTCCACGAGATGTAGCCTCTAGAGCTGCAAAAGAACGTTGCGATGCTGGTTACGGAGTGAATAAAACCGGTGAAGCAGTGTATTTGGATTTCGCCTCAGCCTTTATGCGTTATGGAAAAGAACAAGCTCACGTTAAAGGATTAGACGAAAATGATGAGGCGCTAGTTAAAAAATTAGGTCAGGAAATCGTAAAAAATAAATACGGAAACTTATTTCAGATGTACGAGAAAATTGTAGATCAGAATCCGTACGAAACACCAATGATGATTTATCCAGCGGTTCATTACACAATGGGAGGTATTTGGGTCGATTATAATTTAATGACAACGGTGCCTGGTTTATACTGTATTGGAGAAGCTAATTTCTCAGATCATGGAGCTAACCGATTAGGTGCTTCTGCATTAATGCAAGGACTTGCTGATGGTTATTTCGTATTGCCTTATACAATAGGTGATTATTTAGCCCATGATATTAGAACAGGTCCAATCCCTACAGAAACAAAGGAATTTGATGATGCTGAAAAAAGTGTGACTGAAACACTCGACAAGTTAATTAATAATAACGGCACACATTCTGTTGACCATTTCCATAAGCGTTTAGGAAAAATTATGTGGAATAAATGCGGAATGGCTAGAAACGCTAAAGATCTTAAGGAAGCTATTACTGAAATTGCAGAATTAAGAGCGGAATTTTGGAAAGGTGTTAAAATTCCAGGAAGGGCAGACGAATATAATGAAGAATTGGCCAAAGCTGGTCGTGTTGCGGATTTCTTGGAGTTAGGAGAGCTATTCGCTAAAGATGCTTTAGTAAGAGAGGAATCAGCAGGAGGACATTTTAGAGAAGAATATCAAACCCCAGAAGGTGAAGCCATGCGTCGCAAAGAGTTTCAGTTTGTTTCGGCTTGGGAATATAAAGGAGAACCTAAAGATGCTGTGCTTCATAAAGAAGATTTAGTATACGAAAATATTGAAGTGAAAGAGAGAAGTTACAAATAA
- a CDS encoding succinate dehydrogenase/fumarate reductase iron-sulfur subunit, with protein sequence MNLTLKIWRQKDANDKGKIVDYPMSDVSPDMSFLEMLDVLNQELIDKGEEPVAFDHDCREGICGSCSMFVNGRAHGPDTMVTVCQLHMRSFKDGDTIYIEPWRATAFPVIKDLIVDRSSFDRIQHAGGFISVNTSGNTQDANSIPIEKENADKSFDAATCIGCGACVASCKNSSAMLFVSAKVSQFALLPQGQVEATDRVLNMVKQMDEEGFGNCTNTGACEVECPKGISLENIARMNREYLAATLKG encoded by the coding sequence ATGAATTTAACATTAAAAATATGGCGTCAAAAAGATGCCAATGATAAAGGAAAGATAGTCGATTATCCAATGAGCGATGTATCGCCAGATATGTCATTTCTAGAAATGCTTGATGTTTTAAATCAGGAGCTTATTGATAAAGGCGAGGAACCAGTTGCTTTTGATCATGATTGCCGAGAAGGAATTTGTGGATCATGTTCAATGTTTGTAAATGGGAGAGCGCATGGACCAGATACCATGGTTACTGTGTGCCAACTGCACATGAGAAGTTTCAAAGATGGTGATACAATCTACATAGAACCATGGAGAGCAACCGCATTTCCAGTTATTAAAGATTTAATCGTAGATAGAAGTTCCTTTGACCGTATTCAACATGCAGGAGGTTTTATTTCTGTAAATACTTCAGGAAACACACAAGATGCAAATTCAATTCCGATTGAAAAGGAAAATGCAGATAAGTCTTTTGATGCAGCAACATGTATTGGTTGTGGTGCTTGTGTAGCAAGTTGTAAAAACTCTTCGGCAATGTTGTTTGTATCAGCTAAGGTGTCTCAGTTTGCATTATTACCACAAGGTCAAGTGGAAGCTACCGATCGTGTTTTAAATATGGTAAAGCAAATGGATGAAGAAGGTTTTGGTAACTGTACAAATACTGGAGCTTGCGAAGTGGAATGCCCTAAAGGTATTTCTCTGGAGAATATTGCGCGTATGAATCGTGAATATTTAGCTGCGACATTAAAAGGATAG